The following DNA comes from Salvia splendens isolate huo1 chromosome 17, SspV2, whole genome shotgun sequence.
GGGCGTCCAGCTAAAAGCTACATGTTATCCACTATAAACCAGAAAGCAATATCAGAAAAATTATCCAGGCTAATATATATTATCATCTTCACCATTCACTGCAACCAAATTAATATCATACACAAACATCTTATTACATACCTTTTGTAGGATTCTCAGAGACATCCCTGACCGGAATATTCAAGATGTCAAATTGTTGTGATGCCAACATCGTTGAAACCTGCAAACGACCTCAGCATGAAAAGCATGACTTTGAAAAgcaagaacaaataaaaaagaactttgactttgtataatatatatgaaTCTGATACCTTCTCAGAGCATGTGGTTATCGGGCTTGAAACATCTGACCAACTCCATTTTGCATCAGTGGATATCTTTCCAACCAAACACCCATACATAATTTGAGGAATACTTACCGGACTGCTGCATACTTGAACACAGGAAAAATAAAAGATCATTTTGTGTGATTAAAATCGGAAAATAGATAGCCTGCTTCAGATATACAGTATTTTGTCCTACCAGCAATAATATCGTCACCATCTATGGCAAGGATGTCCCACGAAGACTTTGAATTATTAGGGCTGATTCTTGATACTTGTCCACTGTAAAGTACAAAAAGGCATTATTTTTATCCCAGAGAAGGGAGATTATTAGGTATTTTATATTGACTATTCATCACAACTCTTGAGTTACCTTAATACATTCACTGAAAGTATTGTTTGAACACTACCCCAAATAGAAGATAAAACCATTGTTTGACCATCAGAAAGCCACGGCTGATCGAGTAACTTAGAGCAATAAAGCCCAGGAAAGCAGCCATCCTCAGGACACATGACAACAGAAACCTAAAGATAACAAAGAATAGGCAAAGAATAAAtttgggggagcagatcataaTACACATGATTTCCGCAACGTCTACTTGGTTGATGTTTTTAACTGAATCTGCTCATTCAACTTTATCCAAGCCATTTAATAAATAGTCATTGGTTTTAATAGTCCATGTGGTTAAGCTGGTAGATTTCTTTAGGTGGGTATACATTCCTTTGGAATATTGAAGAATAATAAGTTTATGGTGGCATTCGAGCAAAATTTCCTGCCTCcaaatttccttcttgatcccGAAATGAAGACTTCAACATAAGCAATATTTGATTTTCTGTATTCCAgcaatttaatattttacaGTTTTATTATAATGCAAGAGTTTCCTCCCATGAACAGGACATAATGGATATAAGAATATTCTAATCAACCACAGGAACATATCAACACATTTGAAATTCAATGAGATTCACATTCCTTCACTTATTCTTTCTGTTACTTGACACTAATAGAACATGAGCATACCACTTCGGTAATTTTCGAAGGATAGAGTTTCCCATTCAAAGGCCACTCAATCTTGTGAAGTGATTCAGTGGCCGAGTGTGCCCCAGAATCAACAGAAGATCTTGCCGAAAAAAACACAAGGGATTTCTCATCTGGACTGAAAAATAGAAAGTGATTATTAAGAAATGACTTCTCTATAGGATGTTTCGCAAACAAAGGAACATAGAGCCTAGATGACACATTTAAAGTATCAGCATAATGTACTTATCGGCCTACAAACCTGAAACGGGGAAAGAATGCACTACTTATGCTCTGGGTAAGTTTAATTATCAGTGATTCTTCGGTTGCATCACTTCTGAAAATAGCAGAAATAAACCAAATGAGCGTGCCAAGCCAAGTGAAGAGCACTGAAGTTTGCATAATGTAAGATGAAAAAGAATGGCTTCAGTTAAATAaactagtagtatataattttaGCTACCTGGTTATACCGGTGTCTGATTTAAAGGATGGAGCTTTGACTGCATACAGGGCGCAAGGCCTATTATAACAGTATTTGATACCCAACTTCCTTGTATCTGAAGGCCACCCAACAAAGACGAGATACTGCTGGCCATCAACTGATGGAGCCCATACAACTTGCCCAACACTTAACTCCCTCCCAACTCCAGCAACACCATGAACCTCTCCACTGCAGAATGTTTGCTTTCAGTTTTGGTTCTGAATCAGTCAGCTTCTCAAGCATTAGAAAACATAATTAACCATGTGAACCTGCTAACATCAATAACAAAAAGTGCCGGCTGTCTTTTCCCAGAGTAAGTTTCTCCCCAGTCTTCTTCCCAGTCACCTTGACCCTTCCAGCTACCACAATCCTTATCTGTAGAAGCCTCCTTTTTTAACCCGAAAGCATTAAATGTTGGTTTAGGGAGGTCTTGTTCCTCAGCAGCATAAGCTATGGCAGTTTCATCTGAGTTCCATGAAATACCCTCAAACCTGCAACCATAACTCAAGAAATTAAACTAAGTACAGAAAGGAAGGTAGAATCAGCCAATCAGGATAGATCATGGAGCTTCCGTTTCCCCTCTTAGATTATAAAACTCAGCATTACTGACTGCTGATGTAAGCTAAAACATTTTGCTACTATTAGCATAGGATGCTAGAATAATGACTGAACCCTCTTACCCTCCAATTAGTTATTCCACATTTCTCAGCCAGAATACATTATAGTGAAAATATAGTGCTTGTTCAGGCTTAACCTGCTttctttaccaaaaaaaatatatagtgcTTGTTTACCATGCATCGGTATATACTGATCCGTGAATTTTGCGTGGAATAGCAAAGTCCTTCTTAAGTTCAGATGCACCCCATATTTCAAAGTGGGTTGGAGAGTCGCCTTCAGAATTTCGCACAACAAGAAGCTTTGATCCTGACGGAGAGGGAACTAACGCAGACACACCGGTCATTTCAACAGGGAATGGGGCCCAGCGAAAACTCACAGAATTGTCAGTCTTTTGCGATATATGACTGGTCAGTATTGACTTTCTCCTCTTGTTGGACAAAAGATCTTGTTGACCTATTAAAAACATTGCAGTGGTAGCATCTTCTGCGACATATTTCATGAACAAATAGTTGAAGTCAAACTTAATGACAAAGTAAACTTGGGCATTTATGAATATTAACAGGCAGAAGGGAATAGCATGGGACGAAACAGAAGCAATCATACCATTCTGAGGTTTGATGGTCCATGCTTTATCGATggtggagattttcgaaaattcttgAAGTAACACAGACAAAGAAGCAAATTCTTCTTGAGCGGCTGCATCTATACCTACTGGCACTTCTTTTGTGGGGATTCCACCAGCATTGTCCATTGCCGATCGAACTGACAAACCTCTAGTTGCAGCACATGTAAATCATGATTACAAATTGGACAGAAAATATTTGTGGAGCATTTCTCAATGAACAACCAAAATGTCACCATCTCATAAGCAAAGTAAAATCTATTAATCTACAAAATTTTAATCCACATATAACTGTTTTATGAGTACGAACATTTAACATAGAAATCTTAATTTCCTATTATCAAAATCTCCCATTGAGAGATGTATGACACAATTCTCAAATGAACATTTCAACTAGGGAAAAGAAACATAATTGCATAATCACGATCAAGCTTTCGAGCTACAGAAACCATCCAATTACAAAAATGGCAGCAATTTAACAGAACGCGGAGGCGACGAAGATCCGATAAATTGCCGGAAAACAATACTAACACAAACACCACACGAAGCTCTATtgcttataattttaataaaatagagatcGATTAACTGCTAGAAAAACAGAGGTAAACTCATACATACAGTGGTTAAATTCGCGAAATGAAAACTAAGACATTCAGATACGTAATCAGCAATCAAATTGAGTGGAGTTAGGGAGTACCTGGATGAGGGGGAGAGAGAGGGTGTAGATGAGGACAATTATTTAGGTTTGGAGAAGAACGAGAGTGAGAAATGGGAGTTGAAATTGAAGGATAATTGTGGATTTGAGTAGTCTAAGATTCGTACTCTCATCTTCAccattgcattttttttttggctttttaaattttttaatttatcttctCTCTTGTTCGCTAGATTCTTTGCGCTGGGCTGGAATCGCTGGATTATTTAAAGTTCACCCCTAAGGGTTCGTTTGATTAGATGAGTAGCAAATACAAATTTTTGAAGGGTTGTGTTGCTAACTTAATGTTTGTGGTAGTGTATATTATGCATAATGGAGTTTGGTTCGTTGAGTTGTGTTGGAACATGTGGGCAACATCAGTGTTTGGTTGGATTAGTTGGAAGCATGTTTTATTGGTTTGCATGACATATTTATCCCTAACACATTACATTAATTTCCAATTTGCCCTTTATCAAAAGTAGCATTTATAATTTGGATCTACCCCAAATTTTTCACTACCGCATTCTCTAAAATCTGCTTAGCAGTCCCGCCAAAAGGAGACGCCCAACACCTCTTGG
Coding sequences within:
- the LOC121774181 gene encoding acylamino-acid-releasing enzyme 1-like isoform X2; translated protein: MDNAGGIPTKEVPVGIDAAAQEEFASLSVLLQEFSKISTIDKAWTIKPQNDATTAMFLIGQQDLLSNKRRKSILTSHISQKTDNSVSFRWAPFPVEMTGVSALVPSPSGSKLLVVRNSEGDSPTHFEIWGASELKKDFAIPRKIHGSVYTDAWFEGISWNSDETAIAYAAEEQDLPKPTFNAFGLKKEASTDKDCGSWKGQGDWEEDWGETYSGKRQPALFVIDVSSGEVHGVAGVGRELSVGQVVWAPSVDGQQYLVFVGWPSDTRKLGIKYCYNRPCALYAVKAPSFKSDTGITRSDATEESLIIKLTQSISSAFFPRFSPDEKSLVFFSARSSVDSGAHSATESLHKIEWPLNGKLYPSKITEVVSVVMCPEDGCFPGLYCSKLLDQPWLSDGQTMVLSSIWGSVQTILSVNVLSGQVSRISPNNSKSSWDILAIDGDDIIAVCSSPVSIPQIMYGCLVGKISTDAKWSWSDVSSPITTCSEKVSTMLASQQFDILNIPVRDVSENPTKGACKPFEAIYVSSKSSKSESPDPLIVVLHGGPHSVLLASYAKSLAFLSALGYSLLIVNYRGSLGFGEEALQSLPGHIGTQDVNDVLTAIDYVTGKGLADPSKIFVVGGSHGGFLTTHLIGQAPERFVAAAARNPVCNLALMVGTSDIPDWCFFETYGSDGNTIYTESPSAEHLAVLHSKSPIAHISKVKTPTIFLLGAKDLRVPVSNGIQYARALKERGVETKVIIFPNDVHGIDKPQSDYESYLNIGAWFNKHLKS
- the LOC121774181 gene encoding acylamino-acid-releasing enzyme 1-like isoform X1, coding for MDNAGGIPTKEVPVGIDAAAQEEFASLSVLLQEFSKISTIDKAWTIKPQNEDATTAMFLIGQQDLLSNKRRKSILTSHISQKTDNSVSFRWAPFPVEMTGVSALVPSPSGSKLLVVRNSEGDSPTHFEIWGASELKKDFAIPRKIHGSVYTDAWFEGISWNSDETAIAYAAEEQDLPKPTFNAFGLKKEASTDKDCGSWKGQGDWEEDWGETYSGKRQPALFVIDVSSGEVHGVAGVGRELSVGQVVWAPSVDGQQYLVFVGWPSDTRKLGIKYCYNRPCALYAVKAPSFKSDTGITRSDATEESLIIKLTQSISSAFFPRFSPDEKSLVFFSARSSVDSGAHSATESLHKIEWPLNGKLYPSKITEVVSVVMCPEDGCFPGLYCSKLLDQPWLSDGQTMVLSSIWGSVQTILSVNVLSGQVSRISPNNSKSSWDILAIDGDDIIAVCSSPVSIPQIMYGCLVGKISTDAKWSWSDVSSPITTCSEKVSTMLASQQFDILNIPVRDVSENPTKGACKPFEAIYVSSKSSKSESPDPLIVVLHGGPHSVLLASYAKSLAFLSALGYSLLIVNYRGSLGFGEEALQSLPGHIGTQDVNDVLTAIDYVTGKGLADPSKIFVVGGSHGGFLTTHLIGQAPERFVAAAARNPVCNLALMVGTSDIPDWCFFETYGSDGNTIYTESPSAEHLAVLHSKSPIAHISKVKTPTIFLLGAKDLRVPVSNGIQYARALKERGVETKVIIFPNDVHGIDKPQSDYESYLNIGAWFNKHLKS